Proteins encoded by one window of Rhodamnia argentea isolate NSW1041297 chromosome 6, ASM2092103v1, whole genome shotgun sequence:
- the LOC115748356 gene encoding DEAD-box ATP-dependent RNA helicase 57 isoform X3 has translation MERDPLFLFAGIHFNRKKFAGDFARFRDNKERIDLVENSSLLETSAVEREEATVPAKKRKRKAVSASGTVEGFSVFKSSKSAPTSVVELKETDEDGHLKGRKEMYRQMERDAILRKKHNVHVSGSNVPSPLQDFAELRTRFKCKSYLLRNIAELGFKEPTPIQRQAIPVLLSGRECFACAPTGSGKTLAFVCPMLMKLKHASKEGIRAVILCPTKELAAQTTRECRKLARGNKFRIKLMTKALVTNPDLSKLRCDILISTPLRLRLAIKNRKMNLSRVEYLVLDESDKLFELGLVKQIDFVVKACSNPSIVRSLFSATLPDYVEELARTIMHDAIRVIVGIRLLNRLNKSWSLLGVKKGSFLHCVRVLLSKERAKELYGELALDNIRASVIHSDLSQVQRENAVDDFRAGKTWVLIATDVIARGMDFKGVNCVINYDFPDSAAAYIHRIGRSGRAGRSGEAITFYTEDDIPYLRNIANVMTASGCEVPSWIMALTKTKWKKHRPKRESISTKPKDEIA, from the exons ATGGAAAGAGACCCGTTGTTCTTGTTCGCCGGAATCCATTTCAACAGGAAGAAGTTCGCCGGTGATTTCGCCAGATTCCGA GATAATAAGGAAAGAATTGATCTCGTCGAAAACTCGAGCTTGCTGGAGACCAGCGCGGTCGAGCGTGAAGAAGCGACGGTGCCcgcgaagaagaggaagaggaaggcgGTGAGTGCTTCAG GCACGGTGGAGGGTTTCAGTGTCTTCAAGAGTTCTAAATCGGCTCCTACTAGTGTAGTTGAACTGAAAGAGACAGATGAAGATGGGCATTTGAAGGGAAGGAAAGAGATGTATAGACAAATGGAG CGTGACGCAATTCTGCGAAAGAAGCATAATGTACACGTTTCCGGGAGTAATGTCCCTTCACCCCTTCAGGATTTTGCAGAATTAAGAACTAG GTTTAAATGCAAATCTTATTTATTACGGAACATAGCAGAGCTTGGATTTAAGGAGCCAACTCCTATTCAGAGGCAGGCTATTCCAGTTCTACTATCT GGTCGGGAGTGTTTTGCTTGTGCGCCCACTGGTTCTGGGAAAACTCTGGCTTTTGTGTGTCCCATGCTTATGAAGCTGAAG CATGCATCCAAGGAAGGAATTCGTGCCGTTATCCTTTGTCCTACGAAGGAGTTAGCTGCTCAGACAACAAGGGAGTGCAGGAAATTGGCTAGAGGAAATAAATTTCGCATTAAATTGATGACTAAAGCACTTGTGACAAATCCTGATTTATCCAAACTCCGGTGTGATATACTCATATCCACTCCCCTTCGCTTACGGCTGGCCATcaagaatagaaaaatgaacCTGAGCAG GGTTGAGTATCTTGTCTTAGATGAATCTGATAAGCTCTTCGAACTTGGTCTAGTAAAGCAGATTGATTTTGTGGTCAAGGCATGCTCCAATCCTTCAATTGTACGGTCTCTATTCAGTGCTACCTTACCTGATTATGTGGAAGAGCTCGCCAGAACGATTATGCACGATGCCATTCGAGTTATTGTTG GAATACGGCTTCTGAATCGATTAAACAAAAGTTGGTCTTTGCTGGGAGTGAAGAAGGGAAGCTTCTTGCACTGCGTCAGAGTTTTGCTGAG TAAGGAGAGGGCTAAAGAACTCTATGGGGAGCTAGCATTGGACAACATTCGAGCAAGTGTTATCCATTCTGATCTATCCCAAGTACAG AGGGAAAATGCTGTCGATGATTTCAGAGCTGGAAAAACTTGGGTATTAATTGCCACAGATGTTATTGCAAGGGGTATGGATTTCAAAGGCGTCAATTGCGTCATCAATTATGATTTTCCTGATTCTGCAGCAGCGTATATTCACAGGATAG GTCGGTCGGGCAGGGCAGGAAGGAGTGGAGAAGCCATTACCTTTTACACTGAAGATGACATTCCATATTTGCGGAACATAGCAAATGTCATGACAGCTTCAGGTTGCGAGGTACCTTCTTGGATTATGGCCTTGACCAAAACGAAGTGGAAGAAGCACAGGCCGAAAAGAGAATCGATTTCTACCAAACCAAAAGATGAGATAGCATGA
- the LOC115748356 gene encoding DEAD-box ATP-dependent RNA helicase 57 isoform X2 translates to MERDPLFLFAGIHFNRKKFAGDFARFRERIDLVENSSLLETSAVEREEATVPAKKRKRKAVSASGTVEGFSVFKSSKSAPTSVVELKETDEDGHLKGRKEMYRQMERDAILRKKHNVHVSGSNVPSPLQDFAELRTRFKCKSYLLRNIAELGFKEPTPIQRQAIPVLLSGRECFACAPTGSGKTLAFVCPMLMKLKHASKEGIRAVILCPTKELAAQTTRECRKLARGNKFRIKLMTKALVTNPDLSKLRCDILISTPLRLRLAIKNRKMNLSRVEYLVLDESDKLFELGLVKQIDFVVKACSNPSIVRSLFSATLPDYVEELARTIMHDAIRVIVGRKNTASESIKQKLVFAGSEEGKLLALRQSFAESLNPPVLIFVQSKERAKELYGELALDNIRASVIHSDLSQVQRENAVDDFRAGKTWVLIATDVIARGMDFKGVNCVINYDFPDSAAAYIHRIGRSGRAGRSGEAITFYTEDDIPYLRNIANVMTASGCEVPSWIMALTKTKWKKHRPKRESISTKPKDEIA, encoded by the exons ATGGAAAGAGACCCGTTGTTCTTGTTCGCCGGAATCCATTTCAACAGGAAGAAGTTCGCCGGTGATTTCGCCAGATTCCGA GAAAGAATTGATCTCGTCGAAAACTCGAGCTTGCTGGAGACCAGCGCGGTCGAGCGTGAAGAAGCGACGGTGCCcgcgaagaagaggaagaggaaggcgGTGAGTGCTTCAG GCACGGTGGAGGGTTTCAGTGTCTTCAAGAGTTCTAAATCGGCTCCTACTAGTGTAGTTGAACTGAAAGAGACAGATGAAGATGGGCATTTGAAGGGAAGGAAAGAGATGTATAGACAAATGGAG CGTGACGCAATTCTGCGAAAGAAGCATAATGTACACGTTTCCGGGAGTAATGTCCCTTCACCCCTTCAGGATTTTGCAGAATTAAGAACTAG GTTTAAATGCAAATCTTATTTATTACGGAACATAGCAGAGCTTGGATTTAAGGAGCCAACTCCTATTCAGAGGCAGGCTATTCCAGTTCTACTATCT GGTCGGGAGTGTTTTGCTTGTGCGCCCACTGGTTCTGGGAAAACTCTGGCTTTTGTGTGTCCCATGCTTATGAAGCTGAAG CATGCATCCAAGGAAGGAATTCGTGCCGTTATCCTTTGTCCTACGAAGGAGTTAGCTGCTCAGACAACAAGGGAGTGCAGGAAATTGGCTAGAGGAAATAAATTTCGCATTAAATTGATGACTAAAGCACTTGTGACAAATCCTGATTTATCCAAACTCCGGTGTGATATACTCATATCCACTCCCCTTCGCTTACGGCTGGCCATcaagaatagaaaaatgaacCTGAGCAG GGTTGAGTATCTTGTCTTAGATGAATCTGATAAGCTCTTCGAACTTGGTCTAGTAAAGCAGATTGATTTTGTGGTCAAGGCATGCTCCAATCCTTCAATTGTACGGTCTCTATTCAGTGCTACCTTACCTGATTATGTGGAAGAGCTCGCCAGAACGATTATGCACGATGCCATTCGAGTTATTGTTGGTAGGAA GAATACGGCTTCTGAATCGATTAAACAAAAGTTGGTCTTTGCTGGGAGTGAAGAAGGGAAGCTTCTTGCACTGCGTCAGAGTTTTGCTGAG AGTTTGAATCCACCTGTTCTCATCTTTGTTCAAAGTAAGGAGAGGGCTAAAGAACTCTATGGGGAGCTAGCATTGGACAACATTCGAGCAAGTGTTATCCATTCTGATCTATCCCAAGTACAG AGGGAAAATGCTGTCGATGATTTCAGAGCTGGAAAAACTTGGGTATTAATTGCCACAGATGTTATTGCAAGGGGTATGGATTTCAAAGGCGTCAATTGCGTCATCAATTATGATTTTCCTGATTCTGCAGCAGCGTATATTCACAGGATAG GTCGGTCGGGCAGGGCAGGAAGGAGTGGAGAAGCCATTACCTTTTACACTGAAGATGACATTCCATATTTGCGGAACATAGCAAATGTCATGACAGCTTCAGGTTGCGAGGTACCTTCTTGGATTATGGCCTTGACCAAAACGAAGTGGAAGAAGCACAGGCCGAAAAGAGAATCGATTTCTACCAAACCAAAAGATGAGATAGCATGA
- the LOC115748356 gene encoding DEAD-box ATP-dependent RNA helicase 57 isoform X1, which translates to MERDPLFLFAGIHFNRKKFAGDFARFRDNKERIDLVENSSLLETSAVEREEATVPAKKRKRKAVSASGTVEGFSVFKSSKSAPTSVVELKETDEDGHLKGRKEMYRQMERDAILRKKHNVHVSGSNVPSPLQDFAELRTRFKCKSYLLRNIAELGFKEPTPIQRQAIPVLLSGRECFACAPTGSGKTLAFVCPMLMKLKHASKEGIRAVILCPTKELAAQTTRECRKLARGNKFRIKLMTKALVTNPDLSKLRCDILISTPLRLRLAIKNRKMNLSRVEYLVLDESDKLFELGLVKQIDFVVKACSNPSIVRSLFSATLPDYVEELARTIMHDAIRVIVGRKNTASESIKQKLVFAGSEEGKLLALRQSFAESLNPPVLIFVQSKERAKELYGELALDNIRASVIHSDLSQVQRENAVDDFRAGKTWVLIATDVIARGMDFKGVNCVINYDFPDSAAAYIHRIGRSGRAGRSGEAITFYTEDDIPYLRNIANVMTASGCEVPSWIMALTKTKWKKHRPKRESISTKPKDEIA; encoded by the exons ATGGAAAGAGACCCGTTGTTCTTGTTCGCCGGAATCCATTTCAACAGGAAGAAGTTCGCCGGTGATTTCGCCAGATTCCGA GATAATAAGGAAAGAATTGATCTCGTCGAAAACTCGAGCTTGCTGGAGACCAGCGCGGTCGAGCGTGAAGAAGCGACGGTGCCcgcgaagaagaggaagaggaaggcgGTGAGTGCTTCAG GCACGGTGGAGGGTTTCAGTGTCTTCAAGAGTTCTAAATCGGCTCCTACTAGTGTAGTTGAACTGAAAGAGACAGATGAAGATGGGCATTTGAAGGGAAGGAAAGAGATGTATAGACAAATGGAG CGTGACGCAATTCTGCGAAAGAAGCATAATGTACACGTTTCCGGGAGTAATGTCCCTTCACCCCTTCAGGATTTTGCAGAATTAAGAACTAG GTTTAAATGCAAATCTTATTTATTACGGAACATAGCAGAGCTTGGATTTAAGGAGCCAACTCCTATTCAGAGGCAGGCTATTCCAGTTCTACTATCT GGTCGGGAGTGTTTTGCTTGTGCGCCCACTGGTTCTGGGAAAACTCTGGCTTTTGTGTGTCCCATGCTTATGAAGCTGAAG CATGCATCCAAGGAAGGAATTCGTGCCGTTATCCTTTGTCCTACGAAGGAGTTAGCTGCTCAGACAACAAGGGAGTGCAGGAAATTGGCTAGAGGAAATAAATTTCGCATTAAATTGATGACTAAAGCACTTGTGACAAATCCTGATTTATCCAAACTCCGGTGTGATATACTCATATCCACTCCCCTTCGCTTACGGCTGGCCATcaagaatagaaaaatgaacCTGAGCAG GGTTGAGTATCTTGTCTTAGATGAATCTGATAAGCTCTTCGAACTTGGTCTAGTAAAGCAGATTGATTTTGTGGTCAAGGCATGCTCCAATCCTTCAATTGTACGGTCTCTATTCAGTGCTACCTTACCTGATTATGTGGAAGAGCTCGCCAGAACGATTATGCACGATGCCATTCGAGTTATTGTTGGTAGGAA GAATACGGCTTCTGAATCGATTAAACAAAAGTTGGTCTTTGCTGGGAGTGAAGAAGGGAAGCTTCTTGCACTGCGTCAGAGTTTTGCTGAG AGTTTGAATCCACCTGTTCTCATCTTTGTTCAAAGTAAGGAGAGGGCTAAAGAACTCTATGGGGAGCTAGCATTGGACAACATTCGAGCAAGTGTTATCCATTCTGATCTATCCCAAGTACAG AGGGAAAATGCTGTCGATGATTTCAGAGCTGGAAAAACTTGGGTATTAATTGCCACAGATGTTATTGCAAGGGGTATGGATTTCAAAGGCGTCAATTGCGTCATCAATTATGATTTTCCTGATTCTGCAGCAGCGTATATTCACAGGATAG GTCGGTCGGGCAGGGCAGGAAGGAGTGGAGAAGCCATTACCTTTTACACTGAAGATGACATTCCATATTTGCGGAACATAGCAAATGTCATGACAGCTTCAGGTTGCGAGGTACCTTCTTGGATTATGGCCTTGACCAAAACGAAGTGGAAGAAGCACAGGCCGAAAAGAGAATCGATTTCTACCAAACCAAAAGATGAGATAGCATGA
- the LOC115748356 gene encoding DEAD-box ATP-dependent RNA helicase 57 isoform X4 — translation MYRQMERDAILRKKHNVHVSGSNVPSPLQDFAELRTRFKCKSYLLRNIAELGFKEPTPIQRQAIPVLLSGRECFACAPTGSGKTLAFVCPMLMKLKHASKEGIRAVILCPTKELAAQTTRECRKLARGNKFRIKLMTKALVTNPDLSKLRCDILISTPLRLRLAIKNRKMNLSRVEYLVLDESDKLFELGLVKQIDFVVKACSNPSIVRSLFSATLPDYVEELARTIMHDAIRVIVGRKNTASESIKQKLVFAGSEEGKLLALRQSFAESLNPPVLIFVQSKERAKELYGELALDNIRASVIHSDLSQVQRENAVDDFRAGKTWVLIATDVIARGMDFKGVNCVINYDFPDSAAAYIHRIGRSGRAGRSGEAITFYTEDDIPYLRNIANVMTASGCEVPSWIMALTKTKWKKHRPKRESISTKPKDEIA, via the exons ATGTATAGACAAATGGAG CGTGACGCAATTCTGCGAAAGAAGCATAATGTACACGTTTCCGGGAGTAATGTCCCTTCACCCCTTCAGGATTTTGCAGAATTAAGAACTAG GTTTAAATGCAAATCTTATTTATTACGGAACATAGCAGAGCTTGGATTTAAGGAGCCAACTCCTATTCAGAGGCAGGCTATTCCAGTTCTACTATCT GGTCGGGAGTGTTTTGCTTGTGCGCCCACTGGTTCTGGGAAAACTCTGGCTTTTGTGTGTCCCATGCTTATGAAGCTGAAG CATGCATCCAAGGAAGGAATTCGTGCCGTTATCCTTTGTCCTACGAAGGAGTTAGCTGCTCAGACAACAAGGGAGTGCAGGAAATTGGCTAGAGGAAATAAATTTCGCATTAAATTGATGACTAAAGCACTTGTGACAAATCCTGATTTATCCAAACTCCGGTGTGATATACTCATATCCACTCCCCTTCGCTTACGGCTGGCCATcaagaatagaaaaatgaacCTGAGCAG GGTTGAGTATCTTGTCTTAGATGAATCTGATAAGCTCTTCGAACTTGGTCTAGTAAAGCAGATTGATTTTGTGGTCAAGGCATGCTCCAATCCTTCAATTGTACGGTCTCTATTCAGTGCTACCTTACCTGATTATGTGGAAGAGCTCGCCAGAACGATTATGCACGATGCCATTCGAGTTATTGTTGGTAGGAA GAATACGGCTTCTGAATCGATTAAACAAAAGTTGGTCTTTGCTGGGAGTGAAGAAGGGAAGCTTCTTGCACTGCGTCAGAGTTTTGCTGAG AGTTTGAATCCACCTGTTCTCATCTTTGTTCAAAGTAAGGAGAGGGCTAAAGAACTCTATGGGGAGCTAGCATTGGACAACATTCGAGCAAGTGTTATCCATTCTGATCTATCCCAAGTACAG AGGGAAAATGCTGTCGATGATTTCAGAGCTGGAAAAACTTGGGTATTAATTGCCACAGATGTTATTGCAAGGGGTATGGATTTCAAAGGCGTCAATTGCGTCATCAATTATGATTTTCCTGATTCTGCAGCAGCGTATATTCACAGGATAG GTCGGTCGGGCAGGGCAGGAAGGAGTGGAGAAGCCATTACCTTTTACACTGAAGATGACATTCCATATTTGCGGAACATAGCAAATGTCATGACAGCTTCAGGTTGCGAGGTACCTTCTTGGATTATGGCCTTGACCAAAACGAAGTGGAAGAAGCACAGGCCGAAAAGAGAATCGATTTCTACCAAACCAAAAGATGAGATAGCATGA
- the LOC115748357 gene encoding pentatricopeptide repeat-containing protein At4g38150-like, translated as MAAAAVSRSLASSFTLSFHKHLSRFSRLMNSPHPNLCPSTTITRTAVLTPSAATIHPRHTSSAPSRPFATSSDDAHKPRALRNPKLVNFSLSDSEGEEAEGNGDGGGDATTSTPDGNANLPPPYDPFSKKPVVEEPEDPKNLQEIFHKMRAEGLTDYAVKMFDALSKDGRTHEALELFGQIKDKGHMPDVVAHTAVIEAYCNAGGQSKEALKVFMRMLASGVAPNAYTYAVLVKGLAGDGRLADAKKYVMEMMSKGMMPAAATYAAVFEAFAKDQKEEEARELLEAMKGKGFVPDEMGVGEVIASKRGPVFKSVMSILFGK; from the exons ATGGCGGCCGCCGCCGTCTCTCGCTCTCTTGCCTCCtccttcactctctctttccACAAGCATCTCTCACGTTTCTCTCGTCTCATGAACTCACCCCATCCCAATCTTTGCCCTTCCACAACCATCACCAGAACGGCCGTGCTCACACCTTCGGCTGCCACCATCCATCCCAGGCACACGAGCTCGGCTCCCTCGCGGCCGTTCGCCACCAGCTCCGACGACGCCCACAAGCCCCGCGCCCTCAGAAACCCCAAGCTAgtcaacttctctctctccgaCTCCGAAGGCGAAGAAGCCGAGGGcaacggcgacggcggcggcgacgccACCACTTCGACCCCCGACGGCAATGCGAACCTCCCGCCGCCCTACGACCCGTTCAGCAAGAAGCCGGTGGTGGAAGAGCCCGAGGATCCCAAGAACTTGCAGGAGATCTTCCACAAGATGCGGGCCGAGGGACTCACCGACTATGCGGTCAAGATGTTCGACGCTTTGTCCAAGGACGGTCGCACCCACGAGGCGCTCGAGCTCTTCGGCCAGATCAAGGACAAGGGCCACATGCCCGACGTCGTCGCCCACACCGCCGTCATTGAGGCATACTGCAATGCAG GTGGACAGAGCAAAGAGGCGCTcaaggtattcatgcggatgctgGCTTCTGGGGTCGCGCCCAATGCGTACACCTACGCGGTCCTCGTGAAGGGACTCGCGGGCGACGGGAGGTTGGCGGATGCGAAGAAGTATGTCATGGAGATGATGAGCAAAGGGATGATGCCCGCCGCTGCAACTTACGCTGCGGTGTTCGAGGCATTTGCAAAGGAccagaaagaggaagaagcgaGGGAGCTTCTGGAGGCGATGAAGGGTAAAGGGTTTGTCCCTGATGAGATGGGTGTTGGAGAAGTGATTGCTAGCAAAAGAGGTCCTGTTTTCAAGAGTGTCATGAGCATTCTCTTTGGGAAGTAG
- the LOC115748428 gene encoding transmembrane protein 184A-like, translating to MADSVPIYFSIIAFLCTVGSIALAIFHIYRHLINYTEPIYQRFIVRIIFMVPVYALMSFLSLVLPGSSIYFNSFREVYEAWVIYNFLSLCLAWVGGPGAVVLSLSGRVLKPSLILMTCCFPPLPLDGRFIRRCKQGCLQFVILKPILVVVTLVLYAQGKYHDGNFDPRQSYLYLTIIYTLSYTMALYALALFYVACRDLLQPFNPVPKFIIIKSVVFLTYWQGVLVFLAAKSGLIKNAEEAARFQDFIICVEMLIAAIGHLYAFPYKEYAGANIGGSNGFMGSLAHALKLNDFYHDTVHQFAPTYHEYVLYNHSESEEGTKKYRSRTFVPTGQEMDSVRRNKHVLGNKMDELQLSSSSGESTPRNHTVPDSTNSEAMNAQSSPLVDLSVLSSTPYDMTLIDLDMSNYPAEVPAANDGEKR from the exons ATGGCCGATTCAGTACCAATTTACTTCAGCATCATTGCGTTCTTATGCACAGTGGGGTCCATTGCTTTGGCCATTTTTCACATCTACAGGCACCTAATTAACTATACGGAGCCTATTTACCAGAGATTTATTGTCCGCATCATCTTTATGGTTCCT GTATATGCTTTGATGTCCTTCTTGTCTCTGGTTTTACCTGGGAGTTCAATATACTTCAACTCATTTCGGGAAGT GTATGAAGCCTGGGTTATTTACAATTTTCTGTCTCTGTGCCTAGCATGGGTTGGTGGTCCAGGAGCTGTGGTTCTGAGCTTAAGTGGTCGCGTTCTCAAACCATCCTTGATTTTAATGACATGCTGTTTTCCTCCCTTGCCACTGGATGG ACGTTTCATACGTAGGTGCAAGCAAGGGTGCTTACAGTTTGTGATACTGAAGCCCATTTTGGTGGTTGTTACCCTTGTCCTCTATGCACAAGGAAAATATCATGATGGAAATTTTGATCCTCGGCAATCATACCTATATCTCACTATCATTTACACTCTATCATACACTATGGCGCTTTATGCTTTGGCACTGTTTTATGTGGCATGTAGAGATCTGCTCCAGCCATTCAATCCTGTTCCGAAGTTTATCATCATCAAGTCCGTTGTCTTCTTAACTTATTGGCAG GGTGTCTTGGTTTTTCTTGCTGCAAAGTCTGGCCTTATAAAAAATGCAGAAGAAGCTGCTCGGTTTCAGGATTTTATAATATGTGTTGAGATGCTGATTGCTGCTATAGGTCACCTCTATGCTTTTCCATACAAAGAGTATGCAGGTGCAAATATTGGTGGCTCTAATGGTTTCATGGGGAGCCTTGCCCATGCTTTGAAGTTAAATGATTTTTACCATGACACCGTCCACCAG TTTGCGCCAACTTACCATGAATATGTCCTCTATAACCATAGCGAGAGTGAAGAGGGCACGAAGAAGTATCGCTCGCGCACCTTTGTGCCAACAGGACAAGAAATGGATAGTGTGAGAAGAAACAAGCACGTGCTTGGAAACAAGATGGATGAACTGCAGCTCTCAAGTTCTTCTGGTGAAAGCACTCCCAGGAATCATACCGTGCCTGATTCTACAAATTCCGAAGCCATGAATGCACAATCTTCCCCTCTTGTTGACCTCTCAGTCTTGTCATCTACACCATACGACATGACGCTTATCGATTTAGACATGTCTAACTATCCAGCTGAAGTTCCTGCAGCTAATGATGGGGAGAAAAGGTGA